The genomic interval GACGTGCTCCTCCTCGACGAGCCGACGAACCACCTCGACCTCGAGTCGATCGCGTGGCTCGAGAAGTTCCTCCTCGACTACCGCGGCACGCTCGTCGTCATCTCGCACGACCGCCACTTCTTGAACGAGGTGGTCACGCACGTGGCCGACGTCGACTACCAGACGATCACCGTCTACACCGGAAATTATCAGGAGTTCGTCGAGCAGAAGTACGAGAACAAGCAGCGCGACGACCAGAAGAACCAGGCCGCCAAGAAGAAGATCGAAGAGCTCCAGAGCTTCGTCCAGAGGTTCGGCGCGCACGCCTCGAAGTCGAGCCAGGCGCAGTCGCGTATGAAGCAAATCGAGAAGCTCAAGGAAGAGGTCGGCACGCGCGGCCAGAAGCGCTCGAGCCTCGTTCGGCCGTTCATTCGCTTCGAGTTCGAGAAGCCGAGCGGGCGCGACGTGCTCCGCATGGAGAACGTCGACAAGGCCTTCGACGTCGAGACGCGCCAGGGCGGCACCGAGCACAAGGTCGTCTACAAGGGCGCCGCGCTCAACATCAACCGCGGCGATCGCATCGCGGTCACCGGCCCGAACGGCATCGGCAAGTCGACGCTGCTCAAGCTGCTCGTGGGTGCCTACCCCACCCTCGACGAAGAGACGAAGCGAGACGTGTACAAACCCGACGCGGGCGAGATCCGCTGGGGCCACGACACGAGCGTCGGGTACTTCGCCCAGGACACGCACGAGGCGCTCGGGCGCACGAGCGCGGGGATGAACGCCTTCCAGTGGCTCTACCAGTGGGACACGAACGCCCCGCAGGAGCACATCCGCGGGATCCTCGGGCGCCTGCTCTTCCAAGGCGAGGCGGCCCTCAAGGACACGAAGTCGCTCTCCGGCGGCGAGTGCGCGCGGCTCTTGCTCGCGAAGCTCCTCGTGCTCCAGCACAACGTGCTCGTTCTGGACGAGCCCACGAACCACCTGGACATCGAGTCGATCGAGGGCCTCCTGGACGGCCTCAAGCTCTTCAAGGGCACCCTCGTCTTCGTGAGCCACGACCGCCATTTCGTGTCGTCGCTCGCGACGCGCGTCCTGGATCTTCGCCCCCCGAGCGAGCCCGGGAACGGCGCCGACCTCTTCGACTTCGGCGGCACCTACGAGGAGTTCCTCGACCGGGTCGGGCGCGACTACATGCGCAAGTAGCCCGAGCTAAGATCCCGAAAACGCTTCAGAAATGGCCCGGTCGAGAGCGCGCACGAACGCGACGGGCGCCTCGACCGGGATCGCGTGCCCCGCGTCGAGCTCGACGATCCGCACCTGGTCGGGCCTCGGAGACACACGGAGGATCGACTCGGCGAGCGCCCGTTGCCCGTGCGGGGGGTACATGGTCGACCGCGCGCCGATCATGAACGTGAGCGGCACGGGGTGCTTCGTGTGGGCCTCGCGGAGGCTCTCCTCGAAGTCGTGACGCACGTCGAGGTAGGCCGCGAGGCAGTCGAAATACGGGGCCCACGGGTCGGTCGGGATCACGAGCTTCGCGACGCTCGGGCTCCTGATGGCGCCCGTGGCACGCCTCAGCCACGGCAGATGAAAGGCGTCGCGGAAGAAGCGCGCGAACGTCTCGCTCACGGCCTCACGAAGCTCGCGCGGGAGGGCGTCGAACGGGCGATGTCGGTGGGGCTCGACCTTGGCGCGGAGGTCGCGGAGCGCCTCGAATCGCGCGCCCTGGCCGGCCCCGAAGAGCCCTGCGTCGTAGCCCTCGCCGTTGTGGATCCGCGCCGCTTGATCGACGTGCGCGTACCCGACGACCCGCTCGAAGCCGCCCCGTGACGCAAAGGCAACCGACGTAAGGGCGCCCATCGAGAGGCCGCCGAGGTAGACCTTCGGCTCGCCGAGGGCGGCGAGGAGGTCCTCGAGATCGTCGGCGAACGTCTCGACGACGTCCGCGCGCCCGTGCGGCACGTGGCGGGAGCGGCCGAAGCCTCGCAGAGCGGGCAGCACGAAGCGGTACTTGGCGGCGAGCGGGAGCACGCTCGGCAGCCACATCGCCCCGTGCATCGCGAACCCGTGCACGAGCACGACCGTCGGCCCTCGGCCTATCGTGTGCACGTGCATGGATTGTCCGTCGCGGAGAGGAATCCTCGGCATCCAGCCAGGATACGCGGGGGCCGGCCGGCCCGTCGCGCCCGAACGAAATGCACCAAGGGCTCGAAAGTCGGATAGCATCGTTCGACCCGGCCCATCCGGCCCTCCATGCCAGAGACCAAGAAGGAACCGCGAGAAGCGCCGCCCCCCACGGTCATGCACGGCCGAGGCAACGAGCCTCCCACGGAGCGCTTCGGGAGCCCGAGCTTGCTTTCGAGCCCTCGCCTCGCGCCCGAAGCACGCGAGGAAGACGAGGACCTGCGCCGCCCCACGGTGGCGCGCCTCGAGGACGAGCGTGCCCTCGCCGAAGGGGGTATGGGCGTCTTGACGGTGGCGAGGGACCGCACGATCGGCCGCGAGGTGGCCGTGAAGACGCTCCACCGGCATCTTTCGGCCGAGGCGCCCGTGCGCAAGCTCTTCCTGCGGGAGGCGCAGGTCATGGGGCTCCTCGAGCACCCGCACATCGTCCCCGTGTACGACGTGGGCGAACGGGACGACGGCCGCGTGTGCCTCCTCATGAAGCTCGTCGACGGCAAGACGCTCTCGTCGATGATCCGCGCGCTCCCGAAGGGCCCGCTCGACACGGGCACCCTGTACGTCTTGCTCGAGATCGTGGCGAAGGTGTGCGACGCCCTGTCGTACGCACACGATCGCGGGGTCCTGCACCTCGACGTGAAGGCCGCGAACGTGCTCGTCGGCGAATATGGTCAAGTGTACTTGACCGATTGGGGCATCGCGCGCCTCGAGGCGCCGGAGCAGCCGCCGACCGCGGTCGACGCGAGCGGCCCGGTGGTCATCGGGACCCTCGCCTACCTCTCGCCCGAGCAGGCCCGCGGCGACCGAACCTCTCTCGACGCCCGTGCCGACGTGTTCCTCGTCGGCGCGATGCTCTACGAGATCCTCGCGCGACGCCCGCCCTACGGGACGCGTGACCCCAACGAGGCCGTCTCGCTCGCGATCGCCGCCACCTTCCCCCCCCCTTCCAGGGTGGCCGGGCAGGCGGCCGTCCCTGCCGAGCTCGAGCGCATCGTGCTCCACGCGATGGAGAAGGATCGAGACGCGCGCTACCCGACGGTGCGCGCGCTCCGCGACGACCTCGTGCGCTTTCTCCGGGGCGGCGCCGAGTTTCCACGGCAGACGTTCGCCGCGGGGGACGTGATCGTGACCGAGGGCGAGGCCGGCGACGCGGCCTACATCGTCGCCGAGGGCACGTGCGAGGTGCGGAAGCGTGTCGCGGGGGGCACCACGGTGGTCAAGGAGCTCGGCCCGGGCGACGTGTTCGGGGAGATGGCCATTCTCACCGCAGGCCCACGCACGGCGAGCGTGGTCGCGACGACGGCCGGGACGGTGCTCGTGCTCACGGCCCAAGCCCTCGAGGACGAGCTCGCGGCGCTGAAACCCTGGATGGCGACGCTGCTCCGGACGCTCGCGAAGCGCTTCCGCGATTCGGACCAGAAGCGCGCGACCGCGTTGTCGACGCCGAGCCCGCTACGGCTCGCCAGCTACGTGTTCATGAGGCTCGTCGCGTTCGGGGACCCGGCGCCCGGAGGTGGACGCACGATCCCGTGGTCGCGCCTCGCGCGAGAGCTCGAGAACGACTTCGCGGTGCCCGCGCTCTCGGCGTGGCAGCTCGCGAACCTCATGCAGCTCTTCGAGCTCGACATTTACGCGGACGCCGTCATCCTCCGCGACGAAGCGGCCGCCCGGGCCCGCCTCGCGAGGGACCTCGGCTACACGCCCACCTGAGCTCTCGGGACTAGGCCGAATAGTCCGCGAAGCTCTCGTTCGGGAGGAGGCTCTCGTACACCCGCGCGCGAAGCACCTTCACCCGCTCGTTCGCGAAGCGCTCGGAGGCCACCCGGAACAGCCACGAGGCGAGCCTCTCGGAGGTCGGCGTGAACGGAAATACGGCGATCTTGATCCCACCGGGCCAGGCGTTCGTCGCCCCGCCGAGGTCCGCGTCGATGCCGTCGGGGCGGCAGCCGAGGTTGCCCAGCGTCTCGAGGCGAGAGGCCACGAGCGTCGTGCCGAGCTTCTCGAGCTCGCCTCGCGTCTCCGAGAACGAGAGCTCACCGAGCGCAAGCGAGTGATCGAGCAGCCGAAAACACGGGTCGAAGAGCTCGGCATGCACCCGGTCGAAGTCGACCACGAAGCCCTCGCCGTCGAGCGCCTCGGCGCCGAGCATGATCTCGAAGCGCCAGGTGTGCCCGTGGAGGGAGATGCACGGCCCCGAGTGCCCGCGCACATGGTGGGCGAAGTGGAGGTGGGTTCCGCAGCTTGCCGTGTACATGGGGCCTCTCACCCTCGGTAGACGACGCGGGAGACGTCGTTTTCGCGTAGAACGAGCTTCACGAGCCCGGGGAGAGAGGGCCTTAGCCCGTCCCAAATCCACGTGACGAGCACCTCGCTCGTAGGGTTCTCGAGGCCCTCGACGTCGTTCAGGTAGTGGTGGTCGATGCGGTCTCGGAGCGGCTTCATCGCCCGCTCGATCTCGGCGAAGTCGAAGACCCAGCCCGTCTCGCGGTCGAGCCGCCCTTCGACGTGGATGTCGAGGTAGAAGGCGAGCCCGTACACGTTCCTGCACGGGTGGCCCTCCGGCGCACGGGGCAGCCTTCGCGCCGACTCGAAGCGCACTGTGTGGACGAGCTCGTAGATGCCTTTCCGGTCCGCCATGGTGTCGGGCTCCATTAGCCCGTTCTCCTCGGAGATCGAGCAAAATGAGCGGCGCCGAGCGCGCGTACGTTCCGCCGACGGTCGCGCTTCGTGGGCGCTCGGGGCCTCGCAGATAGTGATGCCATCGCGTTCGCGCTGCACTAGGCTGCGTGCGCGATGACGGACGCTCACGCCCGCGCAAAACGCCTCGCCGAGCTCGCCGGCCTCACGCTCCGAGACGGAGAGGTCGAGGCCCTCGGGCGCGACCTCGAGCGCATCCTCGGCTACGTCGGCACGCTCGCCGAGGTCGACACGGCGGGGGTCGCTCCCCTCGCGAGCCCGAACGAGGACGCGGCCCTGCTCCGCGACGACACCCCCGAGCGCACGACCTCCGCGGAGCGCGTGCTCGCCTCGGGCCCCCTCACCCGCGACGGCGCGTTCGTCGTGCCGAACGTGCTCGAATGACCCTCCCGGCCACCACCGTCGAAGCTCTCCAGCTCCTCGTCGCGGAGGGGCGCGTCTTCGCGCGGGACGTCGCGACCACGTGCCTCGACCGCATCGAAGCCCGAGATCCGGAGCTCCGAGCGTTCCTCTCGGTGACCCGCGACGACGCGCTCGACGCTGCGGCATCGCTCGACGCCGCGCGCTCCCGGGGTGAGCCTTCGGGCAAGCTCGCCGGCGTCCCCATGGCCATCAAGGACGGGCTCTGCATGCGGGGCGCTCCGACGACGGCCGGCTCTCGCATCCTCGAGCGCTACGTGGCCCCGTACGAGGCCACCGTGGTGACCCGCCTCCGCGAGGCCGGCGCCATCCTCCTCGGGAAGACGAACATGGACGAGCTCGGCATGGGCTCGACCACCGAGCACAGCGCGTACTTTCCTTCGAAAAATCCATGGGATACGGGCCGCACCCCCGGAGGTTCGTCGGGAGGGAGCGCCGTCGCCGTGGCGGCGAGGATGGCGGTCGCCGCGCTCGGGAGCGACACCGGGGGATCGATCCGTCAGCCCGCCGCGTACACGGGCACCGTCGGCCTGAAGCCGACCTACGGGCGTGTGTCGCGGTACGGGCTCGTCGCGTTCGCATCGAGCCTCGACCAGGTGGGCACGTTCGCGACCGACGTGGCCGGCGCGGCGCGCGTCCTCGAGGTGATCGCCGGGCACGACCCGAACGACGGGACGACCGCGCGCGTCGAGGTGCCGCCGCTCGAGGCCGCGTGTGGCGGGAGCGTGCGCGGTCTGCGCGTCGGGGTCATCGAAGAGACCTTGGGTGCGGGCCTCGACCCGGACGTCCGCGCGTCGTTCGAGGGCGCCGTCGAGGCGCTCGGCAAGCTCGGCTGCGAGGTGCGGAGGGTCCGCCTCGCCGCGCTGAAGCACGCCGTCGCGACGTACTACGTGCTCTGCACCGCCGAGGCCTCGTCGAACCTCGCGCGCCTCGACGGGGTCCGCTTCGGCTCGAGGGCCAAGGCCGGCACACGCGCGAGCTTGGCCGAGATGATCGGCCAGACGAGGGACGAGGGCTTTGGCGACGAGGTCAAGCGGCGCATCTTGCTCGGCACGTTCGTGCTCTCGGCCGACGCGTTCGACGCCTACTACGTGAAGGCGCAGCGTGTCCGTCGTGTCGTCCGTGACGAGCTCGCGGCGCTCCTCTCGGAGGTCGACGTGCTCGCCTCGCCGACCGCCCCGACGGTGGCCCCGAGGCTCGGCGCAAACGCCGAGGATCCGCTCGCGATGTACCTCTCGGACGTGCTCACCCTGCCGGCGAGCCTCGCGGGCCTTCCTGCTATCAGCCTCCCGAGCGGTCTCTCCCCCGAGGGCCTCCCCATCGGCCTCCAGCTCGTCGGCCGCCCGTTCGACGAGGCGACCGTGCTCCGCGTCGCGGCCGCCTACGAGGCCATGGCCGAGGTCCGCGCCATGGAGCCCCCACGATGATCACCGTCGAGCCGTTCGGCGAGCACGCGACCGGCGATCTCGCGGCCCTCTTCGACCGGGCCGGATGTGCTTGTTATTGCAGGTATTTTCACTTCTCGGGGACGAAGAACGAGTGGCTCGACAGGCTCGCTCACCGCCCCGACGAAGGGCGCGACGAGCTCGCGTCCGCCGCGGCCCGAGGGGAGATCACGGGGCTCGTCGCGCGGGCCGCGGACGGGCACCTCGTCGGTTGGGCGAAGGTCACCCCGCTCGCGGCGGTCGCGAAGCTTCGAAACCAGGGCGCGTACCGTCCCCTCGACCTCGGCGACGAGACGACAACGTGGGTCGTCGGTTGCCTGCTCGTCTCCCCCGAAGTGCGCAAGGGCGGCGTGGCGCGTGCGCTCGTGGCGCGTGCGCCCAGCTACGCACGCGAGCGCGGGGCGACCCGCCTCCTCGGTATGCCACGACGTGCGGCCCTCCCCCTCTACGACGAGGAGGCCTTCGCCGGCCCCGAACGTGTGTACGCGGAAGAGGGATTTCGCGTCGTGCACGACTCGCCCGCGTACCCCGTGTACGCCAAGGACATCTAGGTCGACGGCGGGGCCACCCCTTCAACCATCGACGAACGCGGTCTCGTCGAGCGTGAAGCCATCCGCGACGAGGGTCTCGCTCGCGAGGCCAAGGAACACGGCGCGACGCACGACGTCGGCCGGGGTCCGCTCGCGCTCCAAGAGGTAGTCGAGCGTGATCGGCGACACGAGCCCTCGGAGCACCTTCTCTTCGGCGAACGTGAGGCGGAGGGCCTCGATGCGGGAGGGCGGCCTCGGCGAGGGGGCGAGGCGCCCTTTGACCTCACTCAAGAAGGACGTGATCTCGTCGGCCTCGTAGCTCGTTCTCACGCCTCGCGCGATGAGCTCGGGGCCACAAAACGCGAGCGGGATCGTCTCTTCGTGGGAGCGGGCCCCGCGCTGGAAGACGAGCGTCCCGCGCTGCCACTGAAAGAGCTCCTGAACCCGCGTCTCGACCTGATCGAAGATCGCGCGATAGAGCTCGACGGGGCGAAGGACCCCGAGCCCCACGAGGGCGTCCCCGAGCCGGCCCCCGAACCTGGGCAGCACCGCGAGGGCCCGATCGACCTCGACGCGCAGCACCGTGCCGTGCACGATGAGCTGCTCGCCGAGGAGCTCACGAGGGTCGGTCGAGACGACGAGCTCGGGCACGCCGTCGACGAAATAGACCTTCTTTCGACGCTCGGAGAGCGACTCGTCCGTCGACGCGTGCCGGCAGATCAAGACCCCCGTCTCGCGCGCGTGCACGATGCGGTAGAAGACCGAGACGAAGCCACGCCGATCGAACGGAATGGCCTTCTCCTCGGCCGCGAGCACGTCGCCGTCCCATCGGAACGCCGGGCTCGAGACGAAGCGGCGGAGCTCGGGGACGTCGGAGAGCTCCTTCGGTTCACCTCCCGCCCGAGACACCTGCGCCGTCGGAGAGAGCTTGCCGGTCACGAACAGCTCCACGAGCCTCGGGAGGGGGACGGACACGGGCTTCTCCCCGGGAGACACGCGGAGATCGAGCTCGGGCGCGGTGCCCCCGAACGGGTCGTCGACCGACGGCGGAGGAATGCTGCTCACCCTCCCCTCGAGCCTGCCCGGGGCGATCGTCCGCTTGCGCGACTCGTCGGTCTCGACGACCTCGGGGAAGAGCCCGAGCGTGCGCGCGATCCGTGAGAGCCCGCTCGGCGCGAGCCGTAGGCGCCGGCGCCGCACGACCTCTTCGACGGCGTCGGCGAAGAGCGTGGCCGTCGAGAAGCGGTCGGCGGGAGAGGGCGCGAGCGCCCGATACACGATCCGCTTCACGTCGTCCGGGACGTTCGTCGCGACGCGATCGAAGGCCGCGAGGCTCGCGTCCCGGATGCGCTCCAAGATCTCGATTTCGTTACCGAAACCGAAGAGCGGTGTGCGCGTGAGGAGCTCGGCGAGCACGATGCCCAGGGTGAAGAGATCGCTGCGCGGATCGAGCTCTTTTCCGAGGACCTGCTCGGGGGACATGTACCCGAGCTTGCCCTTCACCTGCCCCACGTTGGTGCGGCGCTCGAGCTCGGCGGCGCGAACGATGCCGAAGTCGGTGAGCTTCACCTCGCCTCCCCGCGAGATGAGCATGTTGCCGGGCGAGACGTCGCGGTGCACGAGCCCGAGGGGGCGCCCCGCGTCGCCGCGCATGGCGTGCGCGTGCTCGAGCGCGCGGAGCACCGAGAGCGTGATGTGGAGGACGACCTCGAGCGTGAGGGCGAGCTCCTCTTTGGCTGCCGCGCGTACGAGGCGGGCCACCGTGGTGCCCTCCACGTACTCCATCGCCATGTAGAGCTCGCCGTGGTCCTCGCCGAAGTCGAACACCTGGACGACGTTCGGGTGGCAGAGCCGAGCGGAGACGCGCGCCTCGTCGACGAACATGGCCACGAAGTCGGCGTCTTGGGCGAGCTCGGGGAGGATGCGCTTCACCGCGACGGTCTTCTCGAACCCGAACGGGCCGGTGCGCCGCGCGACGTACACCTCGGCCATCCCACCGGCCGCGATGCGACCGACCAGGGTGTACGGTCCGAGCGTCGACGGGGAGAACGGCGCGTCCATGCGCTCGGCATCGTACGCGAACTTACGCCGGGGAGGAAAAATCGCCTATGAGAGGGCCCGCATGGTCTCCGGCATCGCGATCGTCGACAAACCCCGTGGGATGACGAGCCACGACGTCGTCGGCCGAGCGCGGCGGGCGCTCCGCACACGCGAGATCGGGCACGCAGGCACCCTCGACCCGATGGCGACGGGGGTGCTCGTCCTCGGCGTCGGCGAAGGGACGAAGCTCCTCACGTTCCTGACCGCGGCGGACAAGGCCTACGAAGCGACGCTGGCCTTGGGAACGTCGACCGACAGCCTCGACGCCGACGGCGCGACCGACGCCACGGTGCCCGTCCCGCCGGAGGTGCTCGCCGAGCTCGAGATCCTCTCGCGGGAAGGACGGCTCGGCCCCCGCCTCCTCGAGGCCGTCCGCGCCGAGCTCGGTCGCACCTCTCAGGTTCCCCCTTCGTACTCGGCCATCCACGTGGATGGAGAGCGCGCGCACACCCTCGCGCGCCGGGGCGAGCTCGTGGCCCTCCCCGCGCGGCCCGTCACCGTGCACACGCTCGAGGTGGTCTCGGACGCGGGCGGCGAGCACCCCACCCTCTCCCTCC from Myxococcales bacterium carries:
- a CDS encoding ATP-binding cassette domain-containing protein — encoded protein: MQFDPEKRYGLTGANGAGKSTLLKMLAGEEDTDQGSITIPGNLRLGVLRQNHFEYENERIIDAVMMGNKALWEAMAEKDKLLEGEVTDEIGIRLGELEGVIAEENGYVAESEAAELLVGLGIPQESHTDKMSTLAGGYKLRVLIAQVLFGKPDVLLLDEPTNHLDLESIAWLEKFLLDYRGTLVVISHDRHFLNEVVTHVADVDYQTITVYTGNYQEFVEQKYENKQRDDQKNQAAKKKIEELQSFVQRFGAHASKSSQAQSRMKQIEKLKEEVGTRGQKRSSLVRPFIRFEFEKPSGRDVLRMENVDKAFDVETRQGGTEHKVVYKGAALNINRGDRIAVTGPNGIGKSTLLKLLVGAYPTLDEETKRDVYKPDAGEIRWGHDTSVGYFAQDTHEALGRTSAGMNAFQWLYQWDTNAPQEHIRGILGRLLFQGEAALKDTKSLSGGECARLLLAKLLVLQHNVLVLDEPTNHLDIESIEGLLDGLKLFKGTLVFVSHDRHFVSSLATRVLDLRPPSEPGNGADLFDFGGTYEEFLDRVGRDYMRK
- a CDS encoding alpha/beta hydrolase; amino-acid sequence: MPRIPLRDGQSMHVHTIGRGPTVVLVHGFAMHGAMWLPSVLPLAAKYRFVLPALRGFGRSRHVPHGRADVVETFADDLEDLLAALGEPKVYLGGLSMGALTSVAFASRGGFERVVGYAHVDQAARIHNGEGYDAGLFGAGQGARFEALRDLRAKVEPHRHRPFDALPRELREAVSETFARFFRDAFHLPWLRRATGAIRSPSVAKLVIPTDPWAPYFDCLAAYLDVRHDFEESLREAHTKHPVPLTFMIGARSTMYPPHGQRALAESILRVSPRPDQVRIVELDAGHAIPVEAPVAFVRALDRAISEAFSGS
- a CDS encoding protein kinase; the encoded protein is MPETKKEPREAPPPTVMHGRGNEPPTERFGSPSLLSSPRLAPEAREEDEDLRRPTVARLEDERALAEGGMGVLTVARDRTIGREVAVKTLHRHLSAEAPVRKLFLREAQVMGLLEHPHIVPVYDVGERDDGRVCLLMKLVDGKTLSSMIRALPKGPLDTGTLYVLLEIVAKVCDALSYAHDRGVLHLDVKAANVLVGEYGQVYLTDWGIARLEAPEQPPTAVDASGPVVIGTLAYLSPEQARGDRTSLDARADVFLVGAMLYEILARRPPYGTRDPNEAVSLAIAATFPPPSRVAGQAAVPAELERIVLHAMEKDRDARYPTVRALRDDLVRFLRGGAEFPRQTFAAGDVIVTEGEAGDAAYIVAEGTCEVRKRVAGGTTVVKELGPGDVFGEMAILTAGPRTASVVATTAGTVLVLTAQALEDELAALKPWMATLLRTLAKRFRDSDQKRATALSTPSPLRLASYVFMRLVAFGDPAPGGGRTIPWSRLARELENDFAVPALSAWQLANLMQLFELDIYADAVILRDEAAARARLARDLGYTPT
- a CDS encoding 6-carboxytetrahydropterin synthase, which encodes MYTASCGTHLHFAHHVRGHSGPCISLHGHTWRFEIMLGAEALDGEGFVVDFDRVHAELFDPCFRLLDHSLALGELSFSETRGELEKLGTTLVASRLETLGNLGCRPDGIDADLGGATNAWPGGIKIAVFPFTPTSERLASWLFRVASERFANERVKVLRARVYESLLPNESFADYSA
- a CDS encoding 6-carboxytetrahydropterin synthase — translated: MADRKGIYELVHTVRFESARRLPRAPEGHPCRNVYGLAFYLDIHVEGRLDRETGWVFDFAEIERAMKPLRDRIDHHYLNDVEGLENPTSEVLVTWIWDGLRPSLPGLVKLVLRENDVSRVVYRG
- the gatC gene encoding Asp-tRNA(Asn)/Glu-tRNA(Gln) amidotransferase subunit GatC → MTDAHARAKRLAELAGLTLRDGEVEALGRDLERILGYVGTLAEVDTAGVAPLASPNEDAALLRDDTPERTTSAERVLASGPLTRDGAFVVPNVLE
- the gatA gene encoding Asp-tRNA(Asn)/Glu-tRNA(Gln) amidotransferase subunit GatA, translating into MTLPATTVEALQLLVAEGRVFARDVATTCLDRIEARDPELRAFLSVTRDDALDAAASLDAARSRGEPSGKLAGVPMAIKDGLCMRGAPTTAGSRILERYVAPYEATVVTRLREAGAILLGKTNMDELGMGSTTEHSAYFPSKNPWDTGRTPGGSSGGSAVAVAARMAVAALGSDTGGSIRQPAAYTGTVGLKPTYGRVSRYGLVAFASSLDQVGTFATDVAGAARVLEVIAGHDPNDGTTARVEVPPLEAACGGSVRGLRVGVIEETLGAGLDPDVRASFEGAVEALGKLGCEVRRVRLAALKHAVATYYVLCTAEASSNLARLDGVRFGSRAKAGTRASLAEMIGQTRDEGFGDEVKRRILLGTFVLSADAFDAYYVKAQRVRRVVRDELAALLSEVDVLASPTAPTVAPRLGANAEDPLAMYLSDVLTLPASLAGLPAISLPSGLSPEGLPIGLQLVGRPFDEATVLRVAAAYEAMAEVRAMEPPR
- a CDS encoding GNAT family N-acetyltransferase, whose amino-acid sequence is MITVEPFGEHATGDLAALFDRAGCACYCRYFHFSGTKNEWLDRLAHRPDEGRDELASAAARGEITGLVARAADGHLVGWAKVTPLAAVAKLRNQGAYRPLDLGDETTTWVVGCLLVSPEVRKGGVARALVARAPSYARERGATRLLGMPRRAALPLYDEEAFAGPERVYAEEGFRVVHDSPAYPVYAKDI
- a CDS encoding serine/threonine protein kinase, translated to MDAPFSPSTLGPYTLVGRIAAGGMAEVYVARRTGPFGFEKTVAVKRILPELAQDADFVAMFVDEARVSARLCHPNVVQVFDFGEDHGELYMAMEYVEGTTVARLVRAAAKEELALTLEVVLHITLSVLRALEHAHAMRGDAGRPLGLVHRDVSPGNMLISRGGEVKLTDFGIVRAAELERRTNVGQVKGKLGYMSPEQVLGKELDPRSDLFTLGIVLAELLTRTPLFGFGNEIEILERIRDASLAAFDRVATNVPDDVKRIVYRALAPSPADRFSTATLFADAVEEVVRRRRLRLAPSGLSRIARTLGLFPEVVETDESRKRTIAPGRLEGRVSSIPPPSVDDPFGGTAPELDLRVSPGEKPVSVPLPRLVELFVTGKLSPTAQVSRAGGEPKELSDVPELRRFVSSPAFRWDGDVLAAEEKAIPFDRRGFVSVFYRIVHARETGVLICRHASTDESLSERRKKVYFVDGVPELVVSTDPRELLGEQLIVHGTVLRVEVDRALAVLPRFGGRLGDALVGLGVLRPVELYRAIFDQVETRVQELFQWQRGTLVFQRGARSHEETIPLAFCGPELIARGVRTSYEADEITSFLSEVKGRLAPSPRPPSRIEALRLTFAEEKVLRGLVSPITLDYLLERERTPADVVRRAVFLGLASETLVADGFTLDETAFVDG
- the truB gene encoding tRNA pseudouridine(55) synthase TruB, which produces MVSGIAIVDKPRGMTSHDVVGRARRALRTREIGHAGTLDPMATGVLVLGVGEGTKLLTFLTAADKAYEATLALGTSTDSLDADGATDATVPVPPEVLAELEILSREGRLGPRLLEAVRAELGRTSQVPPSYSAIHVDGERAHTLARRGELVALPARPVTVHTLEVVSDAGGEHPTLSLRVCADKGYYVRSLARDLALTLGTVGHLTSLRRTRSGCFDANEAVPLADLANLPLVPLAEAARRALPSVVLDDARARDARHGKRIAPEHLGALAKGPAAWLDLEGALVAVGERTEDGEGKVLRGFGPR